The Terriglobus roseus sequence CTGCGTAGATCTGAACGGCCGGGCCAATCTGGGTGCCGTCGCCGATGTGGATGGGCATCACGTCCAGCAGGACGCAGTTGAAGTTCAGGAAGACGCCTCTGCCCATGTGGATGTTGTAGCCGTAGTCACAGGCAAAGCCGCTGCGAACCTCTGACTCGGCGCCGAAGCTGCCGAACAGGATACGCAGCAGTGCCACGCGCTCAGCGGTGTGGTCCGTAGCGTTCAGGCGCAGTAGTTGGGTCTGGCACCAGCAGCGATCGGCCATTAACTCGGCGTCGTTCGCCAGGTACAGGTCGCCTGCCATCATCTTCTGCTTCTCAGTTGCGGCGGAAGGCCTTGGTTCGAACATGCACCAGTCTGATGCGGCGCATCTGTTCTGCGGAGGCATGTACCCTCGGATTGGGATTTGCGTCCAACAGCGTGACACTGAGGTTCGATTGCCGACTCGATTTCGTTCCATGAAGACCGTTCTGCTCGTCGCAGTGCTGTCCGCGCCCGTGGTGCACGGGCAACAGCCGCAGACGCCCAAGCGTGAAGAAAACATCGTCGTGACCCAGCCGAAACCCGGTGAGGAGAACGACCAGGTCAAAGCGCGCGCCGCGCTGAACAGCATGTACAACGCGCTGGGCGGAGCGCGCTGGCTGAACCGTGGCGACTATGTCCTGAAGGGACATACCTCGTCCTTCTACAAGAACGCGCCCACTGCAGTTGGCGACTTCCTCCAGTTCCACCACGCTCTTCCCGACGGCAAATGGGAGGACCGCATTGAGCTGTCGAAGAAGCGCGATGTTGTGCAATTGTGGACCACCACCGAAGGTGTCGAGATCACCTATAAGGGCCGCAAGCCCCTGCCGAAGGAGTTGCAGGAAGACTACTTCCGCCGCATCCACTACTCCCTCGATACCATCGCCAATGTGTGGCTGAAAGACCCGGCAACGCTGCTGATCTACGGTGGGACGGCGGTCGTCGCGAGACGGCAGGTGGAGCAGGTGACACTGATCGACAAGGACAATAACTCTGTCGAGGTCGACATGGAGATGAGCACACACCTGCCCATGCGCCGCATCTTCAAGTTCCGCAACACCACCTATAAGGACTTCGACGAGGACGTTGAGGAGTACAGCGATTTTCACGATGTGGATGGCATCCCCACGCCCATCGTCACCACGCGTTATTTCAACGGCGACATGGTCGCGCAGCGCTTTGTCGAGGAGATGCAATACAAACCGGTAGACCCGGCACTCTTCACTCCGACCGCGCCCATCGGGAAGCACAAGTATTAATGCGGCGGAACGCCCTGATCGCCACTGCCTTGCTGTCACCCGTGCTTGTCTGCGCGCAGAAGCCGGGACCGAAACTCGAACTGAATCTGGAGGCGCGGGATGTTGTGCGCGGCGTGCCGACCACCTTCCACATCATCCTTCGTAACATCGGGCAAGAAGACATCCGTCTGCCTGAACCTGCGCTCGGCTGTGCCAGCGCGTTGGACGGAACGGTGCTGCTGGTGGAGAAGTACACGCCCACGGTGCCTGGCCTGGACGATGGATTCGGACCCGGCTGCACGGCGGACCGACCGTACTCGCAGGATATTCTGAAGCGCGCCAGGTCCTGGGTGTTGCTGCGGCCCGGAGGCTACCTGGAACGCGTGGCAAGCCCCGGCCGCATGCGCTATCAGAACCATGGCGCGGGCACCTACGACCTGTGCGCCACATACACACCGCCGGTCGTCACGCCCGAAGAAGCACGTGCGCTGGCCAGCGCGGACTATGTGTTTCCGCGAACAAAGCTGACGAGCAGGCACATTCTCCTGAAGAAGGACCGTTAGCCAGCCAGGAACTGTGTGGACCTCCAAATCGGGTCAAGACCACAGACCGGGAAGCCCACCCGAGGTCACGACATAGAAGATCCTACGGTTCGACGGAGTTGTAAGCTCGCGCGTCGAGCGATACCCGCTCTTGCACCGCAGGAATGCTTCATTGCGTTTACCGGACATCGAGCGCTACGATCTTCGCCGCGCCGGCGATGCCGTCCACCACGTCCGTCTGCAGCACTGCCTCAAAGTCCCGGTCACGAGCCGCGGGACCCAACTGCCGTTGCAACTCGCGCATGCTGTCGGGCGATGCAAGGAATTCACCGGCAGCCGCCGTGCCGCTCATACCAATGCCCGCGGCGATCATGACAACCTGCCCCAGCGCGTCGCTGTGGACGCGGGCAACCAGCGCGTAGTCGCGATTCACGGTGGTCATCTTATCGCGCAGGCGGATGGACCACTGCCGTGATTCCGGCGACTTCGCATCCCGAATGTAATACGCAGCAGCGTCGCTACCCGCAAATCGGTAGCGCAGGGGCTCCAGCAGTTGCAGCGTCCACTGGTTACTCAAGCCACCCAGGAAGATGACGGGGCCTTCCCGCAGGTCGTTCAGGTTCGTGCCCAGGTTCAGCCGGACACGCACGGGCCGGTGCTGGCGCTCCACCACGGACTCGAGTTTCATCATGGCCAGCACGTCGGAATAGACGACATTCTCGCCCAGCAACTGGTGATCGAAGAAGGTTCCGGAGGCGGGCAGTTGTTTGTCCGCAAGGTCCAGCGCGTGGGCGATCGCCTCTTCCGTCGTATTGGCGTTACCCGGGCCGTTCTTCTTGACGCTCATCGGCAGGCAGAAGGTGACGGGGCCGCTGGCAGCGAAGACCGGTTGCCATAGAACGTCGAGCGGGGACGGACGAGAGAGACGCCACGCCGCCACGCCGCCCAGACAGAGAACCAGGGCCGCCAGCAGGCTGAAGAGTACGAGCCGTGGTGTCTTGCGGCGAGCCGCAGGTGCGATTGGCTCCGCGGTGCTGACGGCGACTGGCCACGGAGCGGGCTCGGCGATGCGTTCCTCGGACCGCAACTCATGCTTTGAGGCCTCTTCCGTCTCGCGGCCGGGCAGAAACTCCGGGATGTAAGACCCCGGCGTGAGTTCGATGCGCAACTCGGAGGCGTGCGCCTCCTCGTGGTAGTACTGCGCGATCCGTTTGCGGATCTCCGCCACCGTCACGCGGACGATGGGATCGGATGCCGTGTCGTAGTCCAGCGCGCGCCCAAAGACCTCCACGCCCAGGGTTCGTTCCTTCAGGTGCGGTCCGCGACCTTCCAGGGTCTCTTCCACGATGTATCGCAGCAGGGTGGGATACCGCCGGCTATTCCGAAAGTGAGTCGAGTGCAGCAGCTTTTCCATCTGCGCGCGCACCCTCTCCCTTTCTTCCGCTGGTGCAGGCGAGGGTGTATTTGGATCGTGGGCTGTAGGCAACATGTATTTCCGCTTCGAAAGGTCGTGAGCGAGGATAGGCCCGAATCGGAGCGATTGACAACTTCTTTACCTGCTCTTTACCTCTGCATTTTTCGGCCAAATTCCCGTTTTACCTCTCCGTCCATACCCGTTGGACCTGAACAGCTCTTTTCCATGGTGCGTAGAGTCCGCTCGTCATTGGAACGACCCGGAATTCCGCGGCGAATGCGCCACGCGAAACGGGGTATTCACAGACAGCCAGAACGGCAGGGATCCTTATGAATAATCGATATTGCACTATCTTTCGGAGTGGCCAGACGCGCGCAGCACACAGCATCGCCTGTGCAGCGGTAACTCTTATGGTGCTGGGCGGGGCCAACATGGCACACGCACAGCTGACGACGGCAGACATCATCGGTACCGTCACGGACGCCTCGGGGGCAACCGTCCCGAATGCCCAGGTGGAGGTCAAGAACCTTGCCACCAACGAAACCCGAACCATCACGTCAGGCGCCAGCGGCGAGTATGTCGTCAGTAACCTGAAGCCGGGACACTACAGCATCACGGTGACGGCATCTGGATTCAAGGTGACCAAGACCGGCGATCTTGCCGTGGAAGCAGGCGACCGCGCCCGCAACGACACCAGGCTCGAGCTCGGCAACGTGTCGGAGACGATCAGCGTCGAGGCCCAGACGCCTCTTCTGCAGTCTGAGAATGCTACGGTCAGCTCCACGGTGACGGCACAGGCCGTGCAGGATCTGCCGCTGAACGGCCGCAACTACGTCCAGCTCGTCCAGCTCGTCCCCGGCGCGAACGAAGGGCCCGGCAACGGACTTACCTCTGGCGGACGTCCGGATGACCGCCGTCAGTCCTCCTCGATCTCTGTAAACGGCCAGGACGACACGCTGAACAACTTCACCATCGACGGCTTCGACAACAATGAGCGCGTCATCGGCACCAGCGGTGTCCGCCCGAACGTGGAGGGCATGCAGGAGATCAGCGTCCAGACCAACAGCTACGCTCCGGAGGCCGGTCGCACCGCCGGCGGTGTCATTAACATCGTGACGAAGAGCGGCGGCAATCAGTTCCACGGCAGCGTGTACGAGTACTTCCGCAACGACATCTTCGACGCCCGCACCTTCTCCCAAAACACGGGAGCGAAGCCCGAACTGCGGCAGAATCAGTTCGGCGGCAGCATCGGCGGACCCATCTTCAAGGACAAGACGTTTTTCTTCGGAGACTACGAAGGCCTGCGGCAGGTCATTGGTGTCACCTATAAGAGCACCGTCCCGACCATCGACGAGTACAACAACATCAACAGCATCGGCGGAGGTTCGCCGCAGGCACTGGTGGCGGCGGGCGCGGGCACTGCGGGTCGTCCCATCGACCCGATTGCTCTCAACTACCTGAAGCTCTTCCCGGCACCGAACGAGCCGGGGCTGACGAACAACTACATCGTCAGCCCCAGCAAGACCGCGACCAGCAACCTGTTCGATGTGCGCATCGACCACCACTTCAACGCCAACAACCTCTTCTTCGGCCGGTACACCTACAACAAGGTGGACAGCACGATTCCACCGGCACTTGGCACCCGGAACGGCCTGGACATCTCGGGCGGGCGTTACATCTTCGCGGGACCGGCGAGCGATGCGGCGCAGCAGTATGCCTTCGACTACACCCACATCTTCAGCCAGAACCTGCTGGTGGACCTGAAGGCTGGCTATACCCGCATCAACAACCTGTCGCTACCGCTGAACTATGGCAAGAACGCAGCGACGCAGGTGGGCTTTGGCCCCAACATGAACTTCAACGCCACCAGCAACGTTCTGCCGCCGATCTCCTTCGGCCCCTTCGCAGATATCGGCGACGGTGCTTACGTTCCGCTGCAGGACATCGACAGCACCTTCCAGTATGCGGCCATCGTGAACTGGACCAAGGGCAATCACAACCTGAAGTTTGGCGCCAGCTACATCCGGCGACAGGCACGCAACCTGCAGAGCGCGTTCCCGGGTGGCCAGTATGGCTTCAACCTGATCTCGGATAACGTGTCTTCCACACAGATTCCGGATGCCAACGCCCGCCAGAAGAAGCAGCAGGATAACCAGCTGGCCAGCTCGCTGGTTGGCGCCTTCTCCTCCGAAGGCCGCAACTATAACCTGAACACGCCGGACTACCGCACGTACGAGCCGAGCTTCTTCATCCAGGACAGCTGGAAGGCGATGCCGAATCTGACGGTACTGTACGGTGTGCGGTATGACCTGTTCACACCGTTCACGGAAGCGCACGGTCACATCTCAAACTTTGACTTTAACCAGGCGCTGACGCTGACCTCGGCGACAGTCGGCCAGGCTTTGAAGATTCCCGGGGTGAACGGTGTCGATGGCCACGCGGGCATTGGTGTCGATCACAGTAACTTTGCGCCGAGAATCGGCTTTTCCTACTCACCTAACGCAAGAACGGTTTTGCGCGGAGGCTACGGCCTCAGCTTCTTCCCTGGCAACTACACCTCCAATGCCGATCTGAAGAATGCGCCTTTTGTCTCGGTCTACTCGCCCAACTGCGTCTCCAGCGTCGGCTACCAGATCCAGAGGCAGCAGGGCGTGGCGGCAAGCGCTTCCAACCCGGATTGCGCCACGGTCGCCGGTGCCGTCCCGACCTTCGACGCGGGCCTGCCGCTGCCGGCAGCACAGACCATCAACAGTCCGGCACTCTCGTTTACAGCGGA is a genomic window containing:
- a CDS encoding sugar O-acetyltransferase, producing the protein MFEPRPSAATEKQKMMAGDLYLANDAELMADRCWCQTQLLRLNATDHTAERVALLRILFGSFGAESEVRSGFACDYGYNIHMGRGVFLNFNCVLLDVMPIHIGDGTQIGPAVQIYAADHPRDQAVRLSGLECGKPVTVGRNCWIGGGAILLPGITVGDNAIIGAGSVVTHDVPAGATVAGNPARILRR
- a CDS encoding TonB-dependent receptor: MNNRYCTIFRSGQTRAAHSIACAAVTLMVLGGANMAHAQLTTADIIGTVTDASGATVPNAQVEVKNLATNETRTITSGASGEYVVSNLKPGHYSITVTASGFKVTKTGDLAVEAGDRARNDTRLELGNVSETISVEAQTPLLQSENATVSSTVTAQAVQDLPLNGRNYVQLVQLVPGANEGPGNGLTSGGRPDDRRQSSSISVNGQDDTLNNFTIDGFDNNERVIGTSGVRPNVEGMQEISVQTNSYAPEAGRTAGGVINIVTKSGGNQFHGSVYEYFRNDIFDARTFSQNTGAKPELRQNQFGGSIGGPIFKDKTFFFGDYEGLRQVIGVTYKSTVPTIDEYNNINSIGGGSPQALVAAGAGTAGRPIDPIALNYLKLFPAPNEPGLTNNYIVSPSKTATSNLFDVRIDHHFNANNLFFGRYTYNKVDSTIPPALGTRNGLDISGGRYIFAGPASDAAQQYAFDYTHIFSQNLLVDLKAGYTRINNLSLPLNYGKNAATQVGFGPNMNFNATSNVLPPISFGPFADIGDGAYVPLQDIDSTFQYAAIVNWTKGNHNLKFGASYIRRQARNLQSAFPGGQYGFNLISDNVSSTQIPDANARQKKQQDNQLASSLVGAFSSEGRNYNLNTPDYRTYEPSFFIQDSWKAMPNLTVLYGVRYDLFTPFTEAHGHISNFDFNQALTLTSATVGQALKIPGVNGVDGHAGIGVDHSNFAPRIGFSYSPNARTVLRGGYGLSFFPGNYTSNADLKNAPFVSVYSPNCVSSVGYQIQRQQGVAASASNPDCATVAGAVPTFDAGLPLPAAQTINSPALSFTAESPNFRSAMIQQFNLQVQQQFGANVLTVGYVGNIGQHLPQTISDINVPKPGNSVNGGASSARPLSTILPNLGGVSWIISEGVSNYSALQVSFQRRFVHGLSFDGNYTWGRAANDVTGFSQEGAQGAYNADPTRIRLIDYGLAENDIKNRFALSLNYAILEGHHFSNAFETFALGGWQVNTITVWQGGKPVSILNSSSASLPGDSGYNNRATPINNGGTDRPNQIASPGLGSPTNSRYFNTAAFVPQPLGTIGTTQRNNVFGPHFRHVDLSLFKDFRVTERTKVQFRAESFNISNTPSYQLTQGSGNVQLGNSAFGTVTDADSNYTPRLFQFALKLNF